From a region of the Tursiops truncatus isolate mTurTru1 chromosome 2, mTurTru1.mat.Y, whole genome shotgun sequence genome:
- the PCLAF gene encoding PCNA-associated factor, with translation MVRTKAGSVAGTYRKVVASRAPRKVLGSSTSAANSTPLSSRKAENKYAGGNPVCVRPTPKWQKGIGEFFRLSPKDSEKENRIPEEAGSSGLGKAKRKSCPLPPDHTDDEKE, from the exons ATGGTGCGGACTAAAGCAGGCAGTGTCGCTGGCACGTACAGAAAAG TGGTGGCTTCTCGAGCCCCCAGGAAGGTGCTTGGTTCCTCCACCTCCGCCGCTAATTCCACGCCGCTTTCGTCAAGGAAAG ctGAAAATAAGTATGCAGGAGGGAATCCAGTTTGTGTGCGCCCAACTCCCAAGTGGCAAAAAGGAATCGGAGAATTCTTCAGGCTGTCCCCTAAAGATTCAGAAAAGGAGAATAGGATTCCTGAGGAGGCAGGAAGCAGTGGCTtgggaaaagcaaagagaaa GTCATGTCCTTTGCCACCTGATCATACAGatgatgaaaaagaatag